The window GGCCGCGGCGACCGCGACGACCTGGTCGGCGACGCCGAGCGCCGCGAGGGTCGCGGCGTTGCGCCGCGGGCCGTCGAGGTCGCTGACGATCTCTTCGTCGCGCTCAAGGGAGGCCGAGACGTCGACGACGGTGAACTCGGCCCACGCGCGGCAGGCCTCCAGCGCAGCGGTGACCCGCGCGTGCGTGAGCTCCGGCCATCGCGACGGACGGTTGATCCCGGCCAGGACCCGCACACCGGTGCGGCCGAGCGGGGCACTGATGCGTTCGAGCTCGGCGGTGGTCAGCTCGCCCCGGCCCGCGTGACGGCAGGCGGCGGCGAAACCCGGCCCTTCGTCGGCGAGTCCCAGGGCGAGGGCGAGTGCGGGAGCATGCGCGTCGGCATCCACGAGGGCGACGCGTCGTCCGCCGCGGGCGAGTTCGAGGGCGAGTTCGACCGCGACGGTGGAGCGCCCGGGCGCTCCTGCCGGCCCCCAGACGGCGATCACGCGCGGCAGCGGAGACTCCTCCCGGGATCCTGGCCCCGCCGCCCCCGACGACGTCGAGGGATCCCCGCCCGCACCGGCTGGCTCGGCCAGGGTGATCGCTTCGGCGATCCGCCATCCCGGGTCGCCGAGCCTGAGCGTCGCCTCCAGCCCGTAGGCCTCGACGAGCGGGCGATCGGTGTCGTGGGCGCAGAGCGCGACGATCCGGACGCCGTACCGGTCGCACAGGGCGACGGCGGCGGCGGTCATGGTGCGCCGATCGGCCTGGAGGACGACCGCCTCGACCTCGCGGAGTGCCGTCGCGGTGACGCGGGCATCGCTGCCGTACGCGGCATCTTCACCGGCGAGCGCCAGCGCGTCCGCGGCGACGACCGAGACCACCTCGATGCGCTCCACGGCGAGCTCGTGAGCCAGGGCCGGTCCCTGCGGGCCATCGACCGCCACGAGGACCTTCATCCCGCACCTCCGACGGCGGGGACGATGGAGAGGGCGGATTCGTCCGACATCGCCTCGAGCACCGCGGCCACATCCGCCCGCGGGATGACGACCTCGAGGGCCGCGGCACCCCCGCCGATCATCGAGTCGTCGCGCGTGACAGATGCGACCGTGGCATCCGCGACGAGGATCCGCGGCACGTCGTAGATGCCCGGTTCGACCAGCGGCGCCGACCAGACCTCGACCACGGATCCCGCCTCCACCGCCGCCGGGACGTCGACGGAACTGCGGAGCACCACGGTCGTGGTGCGCACGGCGTCGGCGGAATCGACGGCGCTCCGGGGGACGAGTTCGTCCGATGCGATGGTCCGCGTGGCGACCATCCCCTCCTCGAGCGACCCCTCCGACGACGAGGGTTCGAGGTAGGACCCCTCGAGCACACCGAGAGCGACCTCTTCGACGCGGACGTCGTCGG of the Microbacterium invictum genome contains:
- a CDS encoding AAA family ATPase; the protein is MKVLVAVDGPQGPALAHELAVERIEVVSVVAADALALAGEDAAYGSDARVTATALREVEAVVLQADRRTMTAAAVALCDRYGVRIVALCAHDTDRPLVEAYGLEATLRLGDPGWRIAEAITLAEPAGAGGDPSTSSGAAGPGSREESPLPRVIAVWGPAGAPGRSTVAVELALELARGGRRVALVDADAHAPALALALGLADEGPGFAAACRHAGRGELTTAELERISAPLGRTGVRVLAGINRPSRWPELTHARVTAALEACRAWAEFTVVDVSASLERDEEIVSDLDGPRRNAATLAALGVADQVVAVAAADPVGIARFLRGYTELRATIGTTPVAVLANRLRPGALGIDARGQVRRTLDRFAGIREVWFVPYDARSADAALLSARPIAEVAPRSPFAAAIRRFVGETLAPPAPGSSRRAQRARRTRPARVERVERVERSALDDPRPSGRRAPRRGAVAASEAR
- a CDS encoding SAF domain-containing protein — its product is MTAVDTGRRHRALWADARFLLGILLIVASVAGVWFVVSAARQTVPVFVAARTIVSGEVVSSDDVRVEEVALGVLEGSYLEPSSSEGSLEEGMVATRTIASDELVPRSAVDSADAVRTTTVVLRSSVDVPAAVEAGSVVEVWSAPLVEPGIYDVPRILVADATVASVTRDDSMIGGGAAALEVVIPRADVAAVLEAMSDESALSIVPAVGGAG